From Lampris incognitus isolate fLamInc1 chromosome 13, fLamInc1.hap2, whole genome shotgun sequence, one genomic window encodes:
- the si:ch211-198a12.6 gene encoding zinc finger protein 883, with amino-acid sequence MAESETECDTPGLDTLGSECVIAHSQVDLHYGAETEIMTEEKRGLELEIHGSDLAKIQGLGPELGAVSCVDAIVAETDHDYIKVEHAEMHCFTGAEIKTTSGEALLGEVLLKTESGHVVKVESDHGGELTVESENGVIIHEAHGLQCNECGEIFGSIADLHQHFEIHKDLNPYICVHCGESFAVEASLKQHMKIHMKEKPYGPTGVEMVGKDVIDAFNLKSHQTIHLQEKPHRCSECGKSFAAAITLREHMKMHSMDKPYKCTQCRKSFVRRRHLKKHQEVHAREKPYTCGQCGKGFATASNLKQHQKTHAAAMGDKPHRCTQCGKCFAAAATLREHQRIHSGEKPYKCNQCRKSFVRKRHLKKHQQVHAGGKPYTCSQCGKGFNHSSSLSRHHKTHLQNPMYPSAQSGKAFFGAPMRQRSHQQGDKPYMCNHCDKGFNHSSSLSRHQRVHSEGKSYTCGHCGKRFNHSSSLSRHQRVHLEEKQQQQQQQQQYSTMPSGKGYPHSTSKQHIAAGEKPYRCSQCGKGFNHSSSLSRHHRIHVDQ; translated from the coding sequence ATGGCCGAGTCAGAGACTGAGTGTGACACACCCGGCCTTGACACACTTGGGTCGGAGTGTGTCATAGCCCACAGCCAGGTCGACCTTCATTATGGTGCAGAAACTGAGATTATGACAGAAGAGAAACGTGGGTTAGAGCTGGAAATACATGGCTCAGACCTAGCCAAGATCCAAGGCCTTGGGCCGGAGCTGGGAGCTGTTTCCTGTGTGGATGCCATCGTAGCGGAGACGGACCATGACTACATTAAGGTGGAACATGCAGAGATGCATTGTTTCACAGGAGCAGAGATCAAGACGACCTCAGGTGAGGCCCTGCTTGGAGAGGTTCTGCTAAAGACAGAGTCTGGGCATGTTGTGAAAGTGGAGTCCGACCATGGAGGAGAGCTCACAGTGGAGTCTGAAAATGGTGTGATCATTCATGAGGCTCATGGCCTGCAATGTAACGAGTGTGGGGAGATCTTTGGCAGCATAGCTGATCTCCACCAGCACTTTGAGATCCACAAAGACCTGAACCCTTACATATGTGTCCACTGTGGTGAGAGCTTTGCTGTGGAAGCCAGCCTCAAGCAGCACATGAAGATCCACATGAAAGAAAAGCCCTATGGCCCCACTGGAGTTGAGATGGTGGGTAAAGATGTCATTGATGCCTTCAACCTTAAGTCCCACCAGACAATCCACTTGCAAGAGAAGCCACACAGATGCTCAGAATGTGGCAAGAGTTTTGCAGCTGCCATCACCCTCAGAGAACATATGAAGATGCATTCAATGGACAAGCCCTACAAGTGCACCCAATGCAGGAAGAGTTTTGTTCGCAGAAGGCATCTGAAAAAGCATCAGGAGGTCCATGCACGTGAGAAACCCTATACCTGTGGTCAGTGTGGCAAAGGATTTGCCACAGCTTCCAACCTGAAGCAGCACCAAAAGACCCATGCTGCGGCGATGGGTGACAAACCTCATCGGTGCACACAGTGTGGAAAGTGCTTTGCGGCTGCTGCCACTCTTCGGGAGCACCAGCGGATTCACTCTGGTGAGAAGCCATACAAATGCAACCAGTGCAGGAAGAGTTTTGTCAGAAAGCGCCACCTGAAGAAGCACCAGCAGGTTCATGCTGGTGGAAAGCCTTACACCTGCTCACAGTGCGGTAAGGGCTTCAACCACTCCTCTTCCCTTTCTCGACACCACAAGACCCATCTGCAAAACCCCATGTATCCCTCTGCTCAGTCTGGAAAGGCATTCTTTGGCGCACCCATGAGGCAGAGGTCCCACCAGCAGGGAGACAAGCCCTACATGTGCAACCACTGTGACAAGGGCTTTAATCATTCCTCTTCACTGTCCCGGCACCAAAGAGTCCACTCCGAGGGGAAGAGTTATACTTGTGGTCACTGTGGGAAGCGATTCAACCACTCATCTTCCCTCTCGAGGCATCAGAGGGTCCATCTGGaggagaagcagcagcagcagcagcagcagcaacagtacAGCACCATGCCCTCAGGGAAGGGTTACCCTCACAGCACCAGCAAACAGCACATTGCTGCTGGTGAAAAGCCGTACAGGTGCTCTCAGTGTGGAAAAGGCTTTAACCATTCATCCTCCCTCTCCAGGCATCATAGGATCCATGTAGACCAGTGA
- the stox1 gene encoding storkhead-box protein 1, giving the protein MSQQQRLVQLSAASLVLVFGRDGDRVRGERPDADAAASGREIFADFKERNLRSFWNKRLVKAVAEVHFQGWLENSVLFVQGNVNHLEVLREAWMRRALRSPKGFVIRAVGDLSPVQMSPVPQSQFIPLAEVLCCVISDMNSSNITVNQEALINHMSKAHPGMTIPTQDILYNALGALIKERKIYHTGEGYFIVTPQTYFITNSMVREKSWWASGSGDEPPSPPPITYLLSNEACIESAQTPSVAHCKSCSCFTPPQTSSNITTATVTATVPPSTVQDQHSVSVSISECTGKSLKWPRPSDHKPTVQHQSTSTAVDCQASEASKTTTTTNATSRKDKDSKPGRKFGLSLFRRNGGKKEKPKKEYASFSGQFPPEEWPVRDEDDLNNLPRDLEHAIIKRINPELTVDNLTRHTVLMKKLEERGEKVMDRVLDRGLERGDRGVDKGISTEILTFSKPRHHHSTRVGRRPAAKASRSKRRAHSSREKQRDREKERDRVTNKVSKCGDLYPEAEDLVPSRLRPEIPVDEPERPEEAGDGRGAADGKCLYKKRIDNPFHCPPFKDPAQTITASSNREHRRREVKECKALGAGRRERGGNRSKSWDPHRTKAVTVGGEHTGKSCTAEDRYDCIHDRGFTADQFLRPDTKHSRELPSDYSSAYPQSSTLRIDDKVRYQREGKSVDSWERERNHRQEEALCRGVTNYKQQIGQTPEESLAKSQPYSDTGVSLPTHLTDPVTNLSYDSALAWPKPSLQRKHSLRHTETQRADTGMPGLLSSHLQASSSAQSQGQQGIGSNVDGREQRNVGQSDRQKVTTDSILSMTDADGFIEDDDRLYEKADEEDEDACSSLYLNEEELVDTTIAYQTGLAHYHDPQLLNHVHDNNLQSHECNNHYHNLQPHRTQAHSTIKDDWDSTYKESITVATQKEVSVSPARLGETGWRHHHCHQHNRLPEVQTEVSPRRGTSFHGEKPKEASFNSECLDPSEAADSSIFDYCQTSEVESDAETLRKSVDEGDGESILWGCEVEDVAMERFGTSGDRGVPQSHGASPSMPSEARRGESGETTEMGESQSITGDSGIDSPRTRVSLASNNTVILEGLKRRGFLQNLEKLHSKSSAIRPQSSLLQLTPVMNV; this is encoded by the exons gTGATCTGTCCCCGGTTCAGATGTCACCTGTTCCCCAGTCTCAGTTCATCCCCTTGGCTGAGGTACTGTGTTGTGTCATCTCAGATATGAACTCTTCCAACATCACTGTCAACCAGGAAGCACTCATTAACCACATGAGCAAAGCCCATCCAG GGATGACAATACCCACCCAGGACATCCTGTACAATGCCCTAGGTGCTCTGATCAAGGAGCGCAAGATTTACCACACAGGAGAGGGGTACTTCATTGTCACGCCGCAGACCTACTTCATCACTAACAGCATGGTCCGAGAGAAGAGCTGGTGGGCATCGGGTTCAGGGGACGaacctccctcacctcctcccatCACCTACCTGCTGAGCAATGAGGCCTGCATAGAGAGTGCTCAGACTCCCTCGGTGGCCCACTGCAAGTCTTGCAGCTGCTTCACACCTCCTCAAACATCCTCGAACATCACCACTGCTACTGTAACAGCCACTGTCCctccttccacagtccaagacCAGCATTCTGTCTCAGTATCCATAAGCGAATGCACAGGCAAGAGCTTGAAGTGGCCCCGACCATCAGATCACAAACCCACAGTGCAGCATCAGTCCACATCCACAGCGGTGGACTGCCAGGCCAGCGAGGCCAGCAAAACCACAACCACCACGAATGCCACCAGCCGCAAGGACAAAGACAGCAAACCGGGAAGGAAATTTGGCCTCAGCCTGTTCCGTAgaaatggaggaaaaaaagagaagccAAAGAAGGAGTATGCCTCATTTTCAGGCCAATTCCCTCCAGAGGAATGGCCCGTACGAGATGAGGATGACCTGAATAACTTACCACGTGATCTAGAACATGCCATCATTAAACGCATTAACCCTGAACTCACTGTAGACAACCTAACACGCCACACAGTCCTTATGAAGAAgctggaggagagaggggagaaagtaATGGATAGGGTGCTGGACAGGGGTCTGGAAAGAGGAGACAGGGGAGTAGACAAGGGAATATCAACCGAGATCCTGACTTTCTCCAAACCTAGGCACCACCATTCCACCAGGGTGGGGAGGAGGCCTGCAGCCAAGGCCTCACGCAGCAAGCGAAGGGCCCACTCTTCCAGGGAGaagcagagagacagggagaaggagagggacagGGTTACAAATAAGGTCTCCAAATGTGGGGATCTCTACCCTGAGGCAGAAGACCTGGTCCCCTCTCGACTCAGGCCAGAGATCCCTGTGGATGAGCCAGAGCGCCCAGAGGAggctggagatggcagaggagCTGCAGATGGGAAGTGTCTCTACAAAAAGCGCATTGACAACCCTTTCCATTGTCCACCATTCAAGGACCCTGCCCAGACTATTACAGCCTCATCCAACAGGGAGCATAGGAGGCGAGAAGTAAAGGAGTGCAAAGCTTTAGGGGCAGGAAGGAGGGAGCGAGGAGGGAACCGCTCCAAATCATGGGATCCACATCGGACCAAAGCGGTCACTGTAGGTGGGGAGCATACGGGGAAATCCTGCACAGCTGAGGACAGGTATGACTGTATCCATGATAGGGGCTTTACAGCTGACCAGTTTCTCCGACCAGACACAAAGCACAGCCGAGAACTGCCATCAGACTACAGCTCAGCCTACCCGCAAAGCAGCACTTTGAGGATAGATGACAAGGTCAGATatcagagggagggaaagagcgtGGAcagctgggagagagagagaaaccacaGGCAAGAGGAGGCACTGTGTAGAGGTGTAACAAACTACAAACAACAAATAGGCCAGACTCCAGAGGAAAGCCTTGCCAAAAGCCAACCATACTCTGACACTGGTGTCAGCCTGCCTACCCACCTTACTGATCCAGTCACAAATCTCTCATATGACTCAGCCCTGGCCTGGCCTAAGCCCTCTCTGCAGCGCAAGCACTCCCTCAGACATACTGAAACACAAAGAGCTGACACCGGCATGCCTGGTCTGCTATCTTCACACCTGCAGGCGAGTAGTTCTGCACAGAGTCAAGGACAGCAGGGGATAGGATCGAATGTAGATGGGAGAGAGCAAAGAAATGTGGGccagagtgacagacagaaagTGACAACTGACAGCATCTTGTCAATGACAGACGCCGATGGCTTCATCGAAGATGATGACAGGCTCTACGAGAAAGCAGATGAAGAAGACGAGGATGCCTGCAGCTCCTTGTATCTGAATGAAGAGGAGCTCGTAGACACTACAATAGCCTACCAAACAGGCCTAGCTCATTACCATGACCCCCAGCTGCTTAACCATGTCCATGACAACAATTTACAATCCCACGAATGCAACAATCACTATCATAATTTGCAGCCTCACCGCACACAAGCCCACTCCACTATCAAAGATGACTGGGACAGCACTTACAAAGAAAGCATTACTGTAGCAACCCAGAAAGAAGTGTCTGTTAGCCCCGCCAGACTTGGTGAGACCGGTTGGAGACACCACCATTGCCATCAGCATAATAGATTGCCAGAGGTCCAAACCGAGGTCAGCCCCAGACGAGGAACATCGTTCCATGGGGAAAAACCAAAGGAGGCTAGCTTCAACTCGGAGTGCCTGGACCCCTCTGAGGCTGCAGACAGCAGCATCTTTGACTACTGCCAGACTAGTGAAGTGGAATCAGATGCAGAGACCCTCCGTAAGTCTGTCGACGAGGGAGATGGTGAATCCATCCTATGGGGGTGTGAGGTAGAGGATGTGGCGATGGAAAGATTTGGGACTAGTGGGGATAGGGGAGTCCCTCAGAGCCATGGAGCCAGTCCGAGCATGCCCAGTGAAGCCAGAagaggagagagtggagagacAACGGAAATGGGAGAAAGCCAGAGTATCACAGGAGACAGTGGTATAGACTCCCCGAG GACTCGTGTCAGTCTGGCCTCCAACAACACTGTGATTCTGGAGGGTCTGAAGAGGAGGGGTTTCTTACAGAACTTGGAGAAACTGCATTCCAAGAGTAGTGCCATAAGACCACAGAGCTCACTGCTACAGCTCACCCCCGTCATGAACGTATAG